From Pungitius pungitius chromosome 9, fPunPun2.1, whole genome shotgun sequence, one genomic window encodes:
- the LOC119218651 gene encoding beta-1,3-galactosyltransferase 5-like — METRRKYICTCALGVVTLFFYLCFGWNSWSSPTRTPDPGPYHVAYPRNYRFIMDNTPTCHTRTPFLLLMVQVATADIAARDSIRKTWGGEKQVLGQLVETLFVLGLPGGADAQQQQEKLRQENLQHQDLIQSDFLDSYRNLTIKTMTMLEWLSAHCLQASYVVKIDSDMLLHVPNAVKLLLSPGTAKQNYMTGLVWWHSPVLRNPFNKFYMPETVIAEPEYPPYPLGMAYIMSLDLPAKILAVSSHIQPIFIEDAYLGMCLKRLGIPPTEPPEDTMFIVAPEHPLSSCSLSKVIAVTTTSIPQMVSYWERSRQPDAHC; from the coding sequence ATGGAGACCAGGAGGAAATACATCTGTACCTGCGCCCTGGGAGTGGTGACACTCTTCTTCTATCTCTGCTTTGGGTGGAACTCTTGGAGCAGCCCGACTCGAACACCAGATCCTGGACCGTATCATGTGGCCTATCCACGGAACTACAGGTTCATCATGGACAACACGCCAACCTGTCACACCAGGACCCCTTTCCTGCTCCTCATGGTTCAGGTGGCAACGGCTGACATCGCGGCTCGGGACTCCATCCGCAAGACGTGGGGAGGTGAGAAGCAGGTCCTGGGTCAGCTGGTGGAGACCCTCTTCGTGCTGGGCCTGCCCGGGGGAGCTGatgcccagcagcagcaggagaagctccGACAGGAGaacctgcagcaccaggacctGATCCAGAGTGACTTCCTGGACAGCTACCGCAACCTGACCATCAAGACCATGACGATGCTGGAGTGGCTGTCTGCGCACTGCCTCCAGGCTTCCTACGTGGTGAAGATTGACTCGGATATGTTGCTGCATGTCCCCAACGCGGTGAAACTGCTGCTGAGCCCCGGCACGGCCAAACAGAACTACATGACGGGTCTGGTGTGGTGGCACAGCCCGGTTTTAAGGAACCCATTCAACAAGTTCTACATGCCGGAGACGGTGATAGCGGAGCCTGAGTACCCCCCGTACCCCCTGGGCATGGCCTACATCATGTCCCTGGACCTGCCTGCCAAGATCCTGGCAGTCTCTTCTCACATCCAGCCCATCTTCATTGAGGACGCCTACCTGGGGATGTGCCTGAAGCGCCTGGGTATCCCCCCCACCGAACCCCCTGAGGACACCATGTTTATTGTGGCCCCCGAGCATCCTCTGAGCAGCTGCAGCCTTTCTAAAGTCATCGCCGTGACAACGACCAGCATCCCACAGATGGTGAGCTACtgggagaggagcagacagCCAGACGCTCACTGTTGA